The genomic stretch CTACAGTCTAGAAACTGAAAACAACACAACATACAAGATTTTATTCTATACCAGTACCACAGAccaaaggaaacaacataacaaCAAGAACGTGTCACTAACAAATGCAAATAATCGCAAACTGAAAAGTACAAGCATCATtggcaaacaagcaaacaagaaACACAAAATAGTTCACTCACCCAACATCAGGCTGGCTCTTGAAAATAGGATGATCAGGCAGAGCACTGACATGAAAAAAAGGGCCCAAAATGCTAGTCCTCTCAATCACACGTCCATTCAAGTACACCCCTTTTGGAATCCACCACGGGTGATTCACAAGTGACCTTGCACCAACCGGCAACTTAACCAAAAAATACAGAGCCCTCAGAGGCTGCTGGAAGTTTCCGAGGGCCGAAACCTTAAGCACAATCTCTCTAAGCTCCTCATACAACCCCTTCAAAATTGGGTCCAAGCTATCGAAATCGGAGTCAGTGAAGAACTCCTCCAAAAACCCAGGTGGGCACTGAATTCCCCCACTACTCCCACTTCCTCCAAACCCATCAGCTGAACCGCCACCTTCTGAGAAAATCAATGGCAATAAAGGCGAGGCATTCGACTTGTTCGAATCGAAATTCGGGTTGGGGAACGATTCGGGATTCCCCAAATGAATCCTACAATACGAAACCGAAAGCTTTTTCGCTTGCCTAACCACGGATTCCAATTCCGACTTCAGGTTCCTATCTTTCATGGAAGCAATTTTCTTACCCTCGTCGTAGGCGCGTTTGTAGCACCCGATCAGGTACTGGAACGGCGGTTCAGCAGCGGGGAAGCTGCCGGATAGCCGATCGATTAGAATCGATTCCATGAGGTCGCAATTGAGCCTTAACTCTTTCCCCTCGCTGAGAATCTCTGCCGCAGTCATCTCCAAGTAAACGACTCGGGAATCGGAGTCCGATGAACCGGTCAGCGATACGAGAAAGATTTTGCGGAGGACTATGTCCTCCAACTCCTCCCAGGACCGCTGGAGTTTCGGGGTCGCCATAGATGGAATCTGGGCTCTCAGTAATGGGATTTTCCCGGGAAACAAACAGATGGGTAGTTGGATTTTGGGTTGATTGTAATGGTGGATGGTGGAAGGTGGGTGTTTTAGTGAGAGAAATTGATGGGAACAGTCGCCATTGTAGAGAGAGAGCAAAAACAACGACGCAGAGGTTTCCTTGATGGTGTGCGAGACCCAGTAGAACAATATATGTGGACTTGGTAGAGAAGAACTTGGGGGAGAAGTAGGAATGGCTCCCCAAACGGGTCCCGGTTCACTCCGGTGTCCGGTCCGATCCGATCCtgacggttttttttttttttttctttttttttttttttctctttagcACGGTATCGGCCTGATTCAAATCAAAATCCATTTATGAGAAGATTAGGAGTTTGGATTCAGattattgaatccaactttCTAACTTATATTCGATAGGAATTGCATTAGTACTATAATTACTATTAATGATGATTAACGATCATTAGCATAGTCGCATATAGATAGTACTATTCACACATATTTTTACTTATCAGTTATCATacactctttttaattttttcaattgtcgaatcgaatgaattgaacaAGTAAAATGGTTCTGGAAGAAAGAGTTTGTGGTAAATACTGGGATGGGTGGAGGCTTGGCTGAGGTGGGCTATAGCCCAACAGAAATATCAGACCAATGACATCTTGTTAAGGGTATTATTCATTGTAGCCCAACCCAATTAGACCAAAACATTATTATTACTACTCAACGCATCCCCATCAGCTTTTGTTCTCTCTTTTCAGCCCCTTGActctctttaattttattttttttaacaaacgatattatgtacactaatgaaaatgaagaagtgCGTCAAGCTTCACAATGGACCAACCATactaatatggttcaaattcgcctttggcgaatcgaacctaagacctctcgtTTATAAGTGACGAGAAATACTTctaaatcgtagtactaagcAGCACTCTCTCCACCTCTTAAGTCCACTTCTCTTACATCTCTTACCCCAAAACACTAGAATTCGAGTAATGTTACActtatcttattttttttcatactaTATTTGTACCACATTTCTAATAGAGGTACAACCACAAACGTGTGGATCCCATATCTATTAAAGATAAGATCTGATATAGATACGGTATATAaaataggaaaattaatgaaaatagcttgaaaactttgagtttttaacgataaggacaaaataaatgataaagtgaatagtaccataattgaatttttagtgtaaaaatgtaatttttcgttgaAATGAACAATACTggaagctttttgttaaagttttctGAAATAGGAATAACACTTGTGTTAGACTTCAGCGTTTTATTTTTCTACATTTCACAACATTCAAATTTTCTCAACACAAACCTTATGTTAAAGTTAAGGAATAAACTTAATTTGAAATAATGGAAGATAAAAATCATTAAGTAAATCACAAGTTCTCGGTTTTCATAGTTTTCTCTTAGCAAGGAAGtaaatttttatactttgataTTGATATTGATAGTTGTCTTGAAAGTTCAGTCCACCCAAGCTTTAAATCCTAAATATGTCCCTTCAGTAgtctatttttttaaaaagccgAGAAGACTCACACAGTCATTTCAGCTTATTTTTTACCATCATTGTACGATTCACTAGCCCCATAAATCGAACCAGGACGTGCTGCGTGAAATATGGATCTAAAATTCATCATCAACCATTGAGCCACCTTGTAGTGGTTCTTTATTATTCAACTTATTTATGGTTAAAAGCACAAAACTGAAATATCATACTACTAACCGAGAATGAGAGTTCTCTTAATGTACATATAAAGTAGATAAAATATTAAGTAGGTTTCTTTAATTCCGACAAAAAAAGAAGTAGATccttttaataataaataaataataaaaatggtgTTTTATCTCAGTAATAGAAGGAAGTGGATCCCTACGGAACTAAATATACTAAGCCTGTTGAGCAAAGGATTCGAtccgttgaaatttaatccaacggctacaattattataacttttagaggaccCATGTTTGTAGCCGCTGGATCAAATTTTACCGATCCGGATCCCTTGCTCAGCAGACTCAATTTTATTGGGTCCGGAGAAGATCCGGTTCCGTAACAGGAAACAATCAtgcatattttcaactttaaaaaaaatttcatcaaaaagcATGACAACTAATATTTGCATAATCTTTAACCTTTATATGTTCATATCATTTGCGGGTAGTACCCCAGAGCGTACCAACATTTAGAAACTGACTTGGACTTGGATTTCTTTTGCTTCGGAACACGTATGCATATAGACATTGATCTTACGCGCGTTCTGCATTCTCTCAATTTTACACCTCGATTGGACTTGATCGCTGTGAGACCCCCAATATATTAAAGGCACCCCTGAAATTTTGACTTGAAGAGATCTCTTTGACGCAGTTGCAGGTACATGGACCAAGGTTCGAACTGATTCGTTACAATCGACGAGAGATAAGGGATCTTTCTGGATTCACACATGATCACTTGAACAAAGTTAAGATCCAAGGCTTCCAAGGGAATGCATACGAGATAGGGTTTGCCATTTGCATTACGAACATTCAACATGCTCGAGGTCATGGTCATCAGCCCATTTGGTAAAACCTATTTGGAGTGCATGGAGGCCATGGTGGTCGAAGTAGTGCACCACTATAATCGTGGTTTGGATCCATCTTGGGATGTAAACCGCAGGGCATTCCTCGAGGAAAAACTCGATGATGTGAAGACTCGAGCGATACTTCTCTAACGGTCGTAATCAGCAAGTGCATTATATATAGGTCTTCGGGGAGGTGGGATACATATTACAAGGGAATCGCAATGAATCATCAAAATTTCAAGGTAAATAATACATCAACATCTGCAAAAGGCTCTGGATCGTACTATGATACAAAACTCGCTCTTTCAAATCGCAACTGCATTCCGCCGGTGAAAAATTAGATGGCAAGGATGCAGGAGGAACGTGATTTTGTATACATATACTGTTAAAGTTGCAAAACTGCAGGGTTTATCATGTCGATCAGTTTGTGTCGACAAAATTACAGAGGCGAAATTCATTTGATCAATAGGAGTCATAAACCGCCCGTTTAATCTCCTTGAACAATTCCAGGTTAAGATTTTACAGCAATTCATGATGATCCGATGGAGTTATGAATGAGGGTCTTGCATTGATAGGACCAAATAGTAGCTCTAAGCAGAAGGCAGGGCCGCATACCGATCTCCCTTTTTTTCCAACTTTATCCAAATCCCCAACAGTGAGCTGCAACCATTCAAAACACCAACACATCAACAtgaatcaaatttttaattgtggGAGAGCCTGTTTGGAAGTGCTGTTAGAATCGCTATAATCATATCCCTAACAATGTTTAGCAGAAAAAGTTAGGTGTTTACGGGTTGTGAAAGCGCTTCGAAGCATTAATGCTCAAATACGCAAAATTGACCCATAATCACTTTCAGcaaaatttttaagaaaaatccaAATACTTCCTGAAAATACATTTGATAGCACTTCCCAGGAAGTACTACATGTGCTTCCGTAACCCGTAAGCACTCCTAAACTTTATTTGCCATACATCACTAAATGCCTTTCTGGTTGTTTGGAAATGCTTTTGACCTCTCTAGAAGTAATCCCAAACAAGGCCTAAAATTTTCATCGCGCCCATAAGTGCTTCGTAAAGAAGCATTTTCAGTGGACCGTTGATAAAGTGCTGGAAAGAGAAAGTAGGTCAAGACCTGTAGCAAGCTGTTCCTGATGAAAGCCGTGTTGAAGCAAGCATAGAAGAGGCGACTTCCATACATTTTTTGATAGAAAATGACTCGCACATCTCCAGTTACCTGCACAGGCTTATCGAAGTAATATTCAAGACAGGCCTTCTGGTAAAGTGCCGAGCTTTCTGTATCCATTTGGACTACAACATGAGGCTCATCCGATTCTGATTTCTTATCTTCCTCATCGCCTTCGATGAATGAGAGATAGTATCGTGGACTACTCGTCCTCTGACATCCTTTCTGGATTTGTTTGCAGGAACTCCTAGAAACTTCGAGTGAAGGACGATAAACCTGGCCGGAAATCTGTTAACACAAGGTTCAAGAAATTCTTATTAGTTGACATAAGGATATGGTAATTGATCAGTGTTATAGATTATCAGAATGTGCAAAAAAGGCAAACCTCTTGCAACTCCGACACCACAAAAAAGATTTTCTCAATGTTAACCGTGTCATAAAATCGGATTCTCCTCAATTCTCTGCTACATTGCTGAGGCAAGTTCACATCGGGCGGTGCATCTTCAACTCTGCGAGGAAAAGAGAGACAGTTCGACCAGTATCCTACATAACGGCGTTGACTTGGTATTGAGACCTGTTTCGATCAGATAACAATGACAACGTGTTTGTTAGTGTAAGCTGTTTTATGCCCTTCTTAGAAGAGTCTTCAAATGACTTAGATTGGAAATTGAAAGCAATACAAAAGCTCAATTTTTTGTTCATACAGATTATGATATACTAACATTCTTTTGGAATCGTTTGTATTAGACGTAATATGACTTACTCCTTCATTATTGATGGTCCGCCTTTGAGCATACAACAGAAGAGCTTCCTCTGCTGGCATCCCACAGTAGACTAGGTAAGCACATACCATTAAACCCGTTCGACCTTTGCCTGCCTGCATCAAAATAGCAGCGATCAAAAGACACGAACGTTATAATACATCCTCAATGGTGTAATTTAGCTTAATCAATGTTTTATATTTGGGTTCGGATAATTAAGCAAACAGCAATGTTTGCTTAAGAAATTACATATGTACAGCTAGCTTGCTATTTATGCCTACCTACCATGCAGTGTATAACGGCAATGTTTTTCGGATCCTGTGATAGCCATGAATCAACACTTTCACAGAAGAGCTTGATCATTTCTAGATGTGGAACATGATTGTCATCAAAAGGAAACCTCTCCACACGACCATGAAAATGAGACGGGTCATAACTTTCTTCGATGCAAAGGTTATAGATCTGAAAAAATACCACcctattaacaaaaaaaaaaagtatatataatcAAAGTTAGAGAAATAATTTAAGAAGGAACTAATTGGATCAAGGAGCTGCAGTACCTTGTAATGATCTTGATGTCTCATATCAAGCACAGACTTGACCTGCCAAAGAGGATTACGATACATTGCCCGCATTCGTTCTGAAGGGAATGACATTGCCAA from Pyrus communis chromosome 7, drPyrComm1.1, whole genome shotgun sequence encodes the following:
- the LOC137738662 gene encoding phosphatidylinositol 3,4,5-trisphosphate 3-phosphatase and protein-tyrosine-phosphatase PTEN1 codes for the protein MGLKFSRQVPAGKFESLTLQHKLINCLSKSLYIRNLVSKQRRRMLVAGYDLDMTYITDRILAMSFPSERMRAMYRNPLWQVKSVLDMRHQDHYKIYNLCIEESYDPSHFHGRVERFPFDDNHVPHLEMIKLFCESVDSWLSQDPKNIAVIHCMAGKGRTGLMVCAYLVYCGMPAEEALLLYAQRRTINNEGVSIPSQRRYVGYWSNCLSFPRRVEDAPPDVNLPQQCSRELRRIRFYDTVNIEKIFFVVSELQEISGQVYRPSLEVSRSSCKQIQKGCQRTSSPRYYLSFIEGDEEDKKSESDEPHVVVQMDTESSALYQKACLEYYFDKPVQVTGDVRVIFYQKMYGSRLFYACFNTAFIRNSLLQLTVGDLDKVGKKGRSVCGPAFCLELLFGPINARPSFITPSDHHELL